One Misgurnus anguillicaudatus chromosome 19, ASM2758022v2, whole genome shotgun sequence genomic region harbors:
- the fam83ga gene encoding uncharacterized protein fam83ga produces the protein MALSQVQCLDDNHINVRTNESKPDFFYSEEQRLALERLIHAGRDAFEDYIKTKNLRCFLSDLELERILNTVEVYSPGSCDNPAELNGESDVDTFSLQYWPERSDYSIPQLDIGWPDTASYRGVTRVHVYTQPPYEGQSHIKEVVRKMIVQAQKVVAIVMDLFTDIDIFKDVLDASYRRKVAVYIILESTGVNHFLRMCDKAGMHTGHLKNLRVRSIRGAEFFSRSSKKVCGSQSQKFMFIDGDKAVSGSYSFTWSASRLDRNLITVLTGHTVDIFDRLFQDMYLISNGVCLSAINLGSEPERLPQAVSAVFPTANTALKLINPKYSLVSNCTFTSNGPAPDQTGAKKTNQKEVFKQIRDAPVLPALHPGLLDLEKANMIDYVPTWPDPEPARDVIGFINIRDTNKPLQAHLMRSELFEVSQAIRFKDTLCKPREPLSARACSISQTASAHEDPAQTCTEAQRSSGETQKHAEYFDQNQQQESSHTKDLNLPLQSPQPETMHVLTGHIVDKGAPDVMKKEQDSLQNQNICTDKDLPDSTSCFVKDNTVCSDTKQTTNASQILQCPIQTPNNLDFKLPSAGADSLDNPVSVSVESFGDKLLTDGAIQDHGDTKPVLVLDETQQNCYDRQISKSDSNISSLSDYYDCISPVADLRFESEAFVLEKPSDLQSYNQIKNIHEEQECSCLNSYTIYNSEENKQTWFTPESLKTSFSNVYNSVSYTNPSATSTTQPAPFTADTVQESLHDKEEYYECSDTVGFEFDSMVNSMEPSSEEMTTQEADTEHCNIESTCQNMKKIDERKVQSGSEKQSGVEVIFDNEDDAQPQLDENIKRQPIQESRVTLRSAVESELICNFWSERRPEKILQIQPKKLNTENQPKLDSKTESSLDLICEEQSIEKTEKTPKLDSEPKLSLDLICEEQSIEKTDKPPKLDSETESSLDLICEKQSVELAETTEKPPKLDSELESSLDLICAVQSMEKTDQPQKLDSEPKLSLDLICEEKSVKLTEKTDKPPKLDSETESSLDLICEKQSVELAETTENPPILDSEIESSLDLICEEQSIKKTEKPPKLVSEPKSGLDLICEKPCVELAEKTDKPPILDSKIESSLDLICKKQSVELAETTEKPPILDSTPKSGLDLICKEQSVQLADKTDKPPKLDSEPKLSQVLICEKQSAELADITENPPILDSEIESSLDLICEEQSIKKTEKPPKLVSEIESSLDLIYEEQSIEKTYKPPKLDSEPKLSLDLICEKPSVKLTETIEKPPILDSEIESKQSIEKTNEPPKLDSELESSLDLIYEEQSIEKTNEPPKLDSEIESSLDLICEEQSIKKTEKPPKLDSEPKLSQDLICEKQSVKLTENSEKPPIMDSEIESSLDLICEEQSIEKTEKPPKLVSEIESSLDLICKEKYVQLTEKTDKPPKLDSETESSLDLICEKQSVELAEITEKPPILDSEIESSLDLICEKQCVELAEITEKPPKLDSEIESSLDLICEEQSIEKTKKPPKLDSEPKLSLDLICKEQSGQLAEKTEKTPKLDFELESSLDLICKEQSRQLAEKTEKIPKLDFELESSLDLICEKPSVKLTETIEKPPILDSEIESKQSIQKTEKIPKLDFELESSLDLICEKPSVKLTETIEKPPILDSEIESSLDLICEKPSEQLAETTEKPPILDSEPESSLDLICEKPSVKLTETIEKPPILDSEIESSLDLICEKPIVQKPSVQLTETTEKPPKLDFEIESSLDLICKEQSGQLADKAEKPPKLDSELESSLDLIYEEQSIEKTYKPPKLDSEPKLSLDLICKEQSGQLAEKTEKPPKLDSELESSLDLICEEQSIEKTDKPPKLDSELESSLDLICKEQSGQLADKTDKPPKLDSGIELSQDLICKEQLTENTEKPPILNSSELNLDSGLDVSLICASILKHSEVNDYKSQSAADSKSDRVSSVPDKVAVTPVIPEKASVTVSTGLHKTDELQNLLADLDFANSNLESAAHVNELKLQDDQTVLKKNSERHSAILPEDFETVKLLILEDSDLQDIEEKKPNRSEPRRTKAAVSTENKPCKAAPARLRIVNVRKPIEDHYSKRGKQTCHLTSQVKEKQEGERVSTAQVIKSLPGAKPKLDCQQPHQASKIIPNAKEARGESSTLPITKPHSVYRSQRPPTGTHRYSPGPPLHNPCVTASSCPENLATGEAVAFGSMQLDQGHPWKVRSSNCPTSSPQQPHVKPNGPKTRQSEPVLRKHPASTIIYSSPSGMPNPRQTKNLKQTFKETHMSKKKKE, from the exons ATGGCACTGTCACAGGTTCAGTGCCTCGATGACAATCACATCAATGTGCGAACTAACGAATCCAAACCGGACTTTTTCTATAGCGAAGAGCAGAGACTCGCGCTTGAGAGACTGATACATGCGGGACGTGATGCCTTTGAGGATTACattaaaaccaaaaacttgagATGCTTTTTATCGGACCTCGAACTCGAGAGGATTCTCAACACCGTGGAAGTGTACAGCCCGGGTTCCTGTGATAATCCTGCTGAACTTAATGGCGAGAGTGATGTAGATACGTTTTCTCTCCAGTACTGGCCTGAGCGCTCGGATTACTCCATCCCACAGCTGGATATCGGCTGGCCGGACACGGCGTCTTACCGAGGAGTGACCCGCGTTCACGTGTACACTCAACCACCTTATGAGGGTCAGTCACACATTAAAGAGGTGGTGAGAAAAATGATTGTCCAAGCCCAGAAA GTTGTTGCAATTGTCATGGACCTGTTCACAGATATTGACATCTTCAAAGATGTCCTGGATGCAAGTTACCGACGGAAAGTTGCTGTGTATATTATACTGGAGAGCACCGGAGTGAATCACTTCTTGAGAATGTGTGACAAAGCAGGCATGCACACAGGGCACCTCAAG AATTTGAGAGTACGCAGCATCAGAGGAGCCGAATTCTTCAGCCGATCTTCAAAGAAAGTGTGTGGAAGTCAAAGTCAGAAGTTCATGTTCATTGATGGAGACAAAGCAGTCTCAGGCTCATATAG TTTTACATGGTCCGCCTCTAGACTGGacagaaacctcatcactgtgcTGACCGGCCATACGGTCGACATATTTGACAGATTGTTTCAGGATATGTATTTGATTTCTAATGGGGTGTGCCTGAGCGCGATCAATCTGGGCAGTGAGCCCGAGCGTCTCCCTCAAGCAGTATCCGCTGTATTCCCCACAGCAAATACTGCACTTAAACTCATTAACCCAAAATACAGTCTGGTATCCAACTGCACTTTCACTTCCAATGGACCTGCGCCCGACCAAACAGGTGCCAAAAAAACCAATCAAAAGGAAGTGTTCAAACAAATCAGAGATGCTCCAGTGTTACCCGCGCTTCACCCGGGGCTGCTCGACCTGGAGAAAGCAAACATGATCGATTACGTGCCGACCTGGCCAGATCCTGAACCGGCAAGAGATGTCATTGGTTTCATTAACATAAGGGACACCAACAAGCCGCTGCAAGCTCATCTGATGCGTTCGGAACTCTTTGAAGTCTCTCAAGCCATTCGATTTAAGGATACTTTATGTAAGCCAAGGGAGCCTTTATCTGCGAGGGCTTGTTCCATATCACAAACCGCCTCTGCTCATGAAGATCCAGCTCAGACATGTACAGAAGCGCAGAGAAGTTCAGGGGAAACACAAAAGCATGCCGAATATTTTGATCAAAATCAGCAACAGGAGAGCAGCCACACCAAGGATCTTAATTTGCCTCTACAATCTCCACAGCCTGAAACGATGCATGTGCTTACTGGTCACATAGTAGATAAAGGAGCACCAGATGTGATGAAAAAAGAGCAGGACTCtttgcagaaccaaaacatttgtactGATAAAGACTTGCCAGATTCAACTTCTTGTTTTGTTAAAGACAATACAGTTTGCTCGGATACAAAGCAAACCACGAATGCCTCACAAATACTGCAATGTCCTATTCAAACCCCAAATAATCTTGATTTCAAATTACCATCAGCAGGGGCTGACTCACTTGATAACccagtaagtgtttctgttGAAAGCTTTGGTGACAAACTCTTAACTGATGGTGCCATTCAGGACCACGGAGATACAAAACCAGTGTTGGTACTGGATGAGACACAACAGAACTGTTATGATAGACAGATTTCTAAATCTGACTCTAACATCTCTTCCTTGTCTGATTATTATGATTGCATTAGCCCTGTTGCTGATTTAAGGTTTGAAAGTGAGGCCTTTGTACTGGAAAAACCATCAGACCTGCAATCTTATAATCAGATCAAAAACATTCATGAAGAACAGGAATGTTCTTGTTTAAATTCCTACACAATTTACAATTCTgaagaaaataaacaaaccTGGTTTACTCCAGAATCTTTGAAGACGTCTTTCAGTAATGTATACAATTCAGTGTCGTATACAAACCCATCAGCAACTTCAACCACACAACCTGCACCTTTCACGGCTGACACTGTCCAAGAGAGTTTACATGACAAAG AGGAATACTACGAGTGCAGTGATACAGTGGGATTTGAATTTGACAGTATGGTAAATTCGATGGAACCTAGCTCAGAGGAAATGACCACACAGGAAGCTGATACTGAACACTGCAACATTGAGTCAACCTGTCAGAACATGAAAAAAATTGATGAACGTAAAGTGCAGTCTGGATCAGAGAAACAGTCTGGAGTCGAGGTGATTTTTGACAATGAAGATGATGCTCAGCCTCAGTTGGATGAAAACATTAAAAGACAGCCAATACAAGAGTCCCGAGTTACATTACGGTCAGCAGTAGAGAGTGAGTTGATTTGTAACTTTTGGTCAGAACGTAGACCTGAGAAGATATTACAGATACAGCCCAAGAAATTGAATACTGAGAACCAACCAAAACTGGACTCCAAAACTGAGTCAAGTCTAGATTTAATATGTGAGGAACAGTCAATtgagaaaacagaaaaaacacCAAAACTGGACTCTGAGCCCAagttaagtctagatttaataTGTGAGGAACAGTCAATTGAGAAAACTGACAAACCACCAAAACTGGATTCTGAGACTGAGTCAAGTCTAGATTTAATATGTGAGAAACAGTCTGTAGAGTTAGCTGAGACAACTGAAAAACCACCAAAACTGGACTCTGAGCTTGAGTCAAGTCTAGATTTAATATGTGCAGTCCAGTCAATGGAGAAAACTGACCAACCACAAAAACTGGACTCTGAGCCCAagttaagtctagatttaataTGTGAGGAAAAGTCTGTAAAGTTAACTGAGAAAACTGACAAACCACCAAAACTGGATTCTGAGACTGAGTCAAGTCTAGATTTAATATGTGAGAAACAGTCTGTAGAGTTAGCTGAGACAACTGAAAACCCACCAATACTGGACTCTGAGATTGAGTCAAGTCTAGATTTAATATGTGAAGAACAGTCAATTAAGAAAACTGAAAAACCACCAAAACTGGTCTCTGAGCCCAAGTCAGGTCTGGATTTAATATGTGAGAAACCGTGTGTAGAGTTAGCTGAGAAAACTGACAAACCACCAATACTGGACTCTAAGATTGAGTCAAGTCTAGATTTAATATGTAAGAAACAGTCTGTAGAGTTAGCTGAGACAACTGAAAAACCACCAATACTGGACTCTACGCCCAAGTCAGGTCTGGATTTAATATGTAAGGAACAGTCTGTACAATTAGCTGACAAAACTGACAAACCACCAAAACTGGACTCTGAGCCTAAGTTAAGTCAAGTTTTAATATGTGAGAAACAGTCTGCAGAGTTAGCTGATATAACTGAAAACCCACCAATACTGGACTCTGAGATTGAGTCAAGTCTAGATTTAATATGTGAAGAACAGTCAATTAAGAAAACTGAAAAACCACCAAAACTGGTCTCTGAGATTGAGTCAAGTCTAGATTTAATATATGAGGAACAGTCAATTGAGAAAACTTACAAACCACCAAAACTGGACTCTGAGCCCAagttaagtctagatttaataTGTGAGAAACCGTCTGTAAAGTTAACTGAGACAATTGAGAAACCACCAATACTGGACTCTGAGATTGAGTCAA AACAGTCAATTGAGAAAACTAACGAACCACCAAAACTGGACTCTGAGCTTGAGTCAAGTCTAGATTTAATATATGAGGAACAGTCAATTGAGAAAACTAACGAACCACCAAAACTGGACTCTGAGATTGAGTCAAGTCTAGATTTAATATGTGAAGAACAGTCAATTAAGAAAACTGAAAAACCACCAAAACTGGACTCTGAGCCTAAGTTAAGTCAAGATTTAATATGTGAGAAACAGTCTGTAAAGTTAACTGAGAATTCTGAAAAACCACCAATAATGGACTCTGAGATTGAGTCAAGTCTAGATTTAATATGTGAAGAACAGTCAATTGAGAAAACTGAAAAACCACCAAAACTGGTCTCTGAGATTGAGTCAAGTCTAGATTTAATATGTAAGGAAAAGTATGTACAATTAACTGAGAAAACAGACAAACCACCAAAACTGGATTCTGAGACTGAGTCAAGTCTAGATTTAATATGTGAGAAACAGTCTGTAGAGTTAGCTGAGATAACTGAAAAACCACCAATACTGGACTCTGAGATTGAGTCAAGTCTAGATTTAATATGTGAGAAACAGTGTGTAGAGTTAGCTGAGATAACTGAAAAACCACCAAAACTGGACTCTGAGATTGAGTCAAGTCTAGATTTAATATGTGAGGAACAGTCAATTGAGAAAACTAAAAAACCACCAAAACTGGACTCTGAGCCCAagttaagtctagatttaataTGTAAGGAACAGTCTGGACAGTTAGCCGAGAAAACTGAAAAAACACCAAAACTGGACTTTGAGCTTGAGTCAAGTCTAGATTTAATATGTAAGGAACAGTCTAGACAGTTAGCCGAGAAAACTGAAAAAATACCAAAACTGGACTTTGAGCTTGAGTCAAGTCTAGATTTAATATGTGAGAAACCGTCTGTAAAGTTAACTGAGACAATTGAGAAACCACCAATACTGGACTCTGAGATTGAATCAA AACAGTCAATACAGAAAACTGAAAAAATACCAAAACTGGACTTTGAGCTTGAGTCAAGTCTAGATTTAATATGTGAGAAACCGTCTGTAAAGTTAACTGAGACAATTGAGAAACCACCAATACTGGACTCTGAGATTGAGTCAAGTCTAGATTTAATATGTGAGAAACCGTCTGAACAGTTAGCTGAGACAACTGAAAAACCACCAATACTGGATTCTGAGCCAGAGTCAAGTCTAGATTTAATATGTGAGAAACCGTCTGTAAAGTTAACTGAGACAATTGAGAAACCACCAATACTGGACTCTGAGATTGAGTCAAGTCTAGATTTAATATGTGAGAAACCAATTGTACAGAAACCGTCTGTACAATTAACTGAGACAACGGAAAAGCCACCAAAACTGGACTTTGAGATTGAATCAAGTCTAGATTTAATATGCAAGGAACAGTCTGGACAGTTAGCTGATAAAGCTGAAAAACCACCAAAACTGGACTCTGAGCTTGAGTCAAGTCTAGATTTAATATATGAGGAACAGTCAATTGAGAAAACTTACAAACCACCAAAACTGGACTCTGAGCCCAagttaagtctagatttaataTGTAAGGAACAGTCTGGACAGTTAGCTGAGAAAACTGAAAAACCACCAAAACTGGACTCTGAGCTTGAGTCAAGTCTAGATTTAATATGTGAAGAACAGTCAATTGAGAAAACTGACAAACCACCAAAACTGGACTCTGAGCTTGAGTCAAGTCTAGATTTAATATGTAAGGAACAGTCTGGACAGTTAGCTGATAAAACTGATAAACCACCAAAACTGGACTCTGGGATAGAGTTAAGTCAAGATTTAATATGTAAGGAACAATTAACTGAGAACACTGAAAAACCGCCAATCCTAAACTCGTCTGAGTTAAATCTAGATTCAGGTCTAGATGTGTCTTTAATATGTGCTTCAATTCTTAAACATTCAGAAGTAAATGACTACAAATCACAgtcagcagcagacagtaaatcTGATAGAGTCTCATCAGTGCCTGACAAAGTAGCTGTAACTCCTGTAATACCAGAGAAAGCATCTGTGACAGTGTCTACAGGGCTGCATAAGACTGACGAACTACAAAACTTACTGGCTGATCTAGATTTTGCAAATTCCAACCTGGAATCTGCAGCACATGTCAATGAATTAAAGTTACAGGACGATCAAACAGTGTTGAAGAAGAACTCTGAGAGGCACAGCGCTATACTGCCTGAAGATTTTGAAACAGTCAAGCTGTTGATTCTAGAGGATTCTGACCTCCAAGACATCGAGGAAAAAAAACCAAACCGTTCTGAGCCCAGAAGAACAAAAGCTGCAGTGAGCACAGAAAACAAACCATGCAAAGCGGCACCTGCAAGACTAAGGATAGTAAATGTTAGAAAGCCGATAGAGGATCATTACAGTAAACGTGGAAAGCAAACATGTCATTTGACATCTCAGGTGAAAGAGAAACAAGAAGGGGAGCGTGTTTCTACAGCTCAAGTGATAAAGAGCCTGCCAGGGGCAAAACCAAAGCTAGATTGTCAG cAACCACATCAAGCATCGAAAATAATTCCCAATGCAAAAGAAGCAAGAGGAGAGTCATCTACATTACCCATCACCAAACCACACAGTGTGTATCGCTCACAGAGGCCTCCAACAGGAACACACAGATACTCGCCTGGACCACCATTGCATAACCCCTGCGTTACTGCCTCATCATGTCCTGAAAACTTGGCAACAGGAGAAGCTGTAGCGTTTGGGTCAATGCAGTTAGACCAGGGACACCCTTGGAAAGTCCGCTCTTCAAACTGTCCTACCTCATCCCCACAACAGCCTCATGTTAAACCGAATGGACCTAAGACCAGACAATCTGAGCCAGTCCTCAGGAAACATCCTGCATCCACAATAATATACAGTTCACCTTCTGGGATGCCAAATCCAAGACAAACAAAGAACTTGAAGCAGACCTTTAAAGAGACTCATATgagcaaaaagaaaaaagaataa
- the prpsap2 gene encoding phosphoribosyl pyrophosphate synthase-associated protein 2 isoform X1, with protein MSASKGGLVIFAANSNPSSRELGKRIAERLGVELGKVQVYQEANRETRVHIEESVRAKDVFIIQTVSKDVNTTIMELLIMVYACRTSCARNIIGVLPYFPYSKQCKMRKRGSIVSKLLASMMCKAGLTHLITMDLHQKEIQGFFNIPVDNLRASPFLLQYIQEEIPDYRNAVIVAKSPASAKRAQSFAERLRLGIAVIHGEAQDADSDLVDGRHSPPTVKNMGAIHPSLEIPLLIPKEKPPITVVGDVGGRIAIIVDDIIDDVDSFLAAAETLKERGAYKIFVMATHGILSSDAPRLIEESAIDEVVVTNTIPHEIQKLQCPKIKTVDISMILSEAIRRIHNGESMSYLFRNIGMDD; from the exons ATGAGCGCTTCCAAAGGAGGCCTGGTCATCTTCGCGGCGAACTCCAACCCCTCAAGCAGAGAGTTGGGGAAGAGGATAGCTGA GAGGTTGGGTGTTGAACTCGGGAAGGTCCAGGTTTATCAAGAAGCTAACAGAG AAACCCGGGTCCATATCGAAGAGTCTGTTCGTGCTAAAGATGTCTTCATCATCCAGACCGTATCCAA GGATGTTAACACCACCATCATGGAGCTGCTCATTATGGTGTATGCATGCCGGACCTCCTGCGCACGCAACATTATCGGCGTCCTTCCCTATTTCCCCTACAGCAAACAGTGCAAAATGAGGAAGAGAGGCTCCATCGTCTCCAAGCTTCTCGCCTCAATGATGTGTAAAGCAG GTCTGACTCATCTCATTACTATGGATTTGCATCAAAAGGAAATCCAGGGTTTCTTTAACATTCCAGTGGACAATCTTCGGGCTTCGCCGTTCCTGCTGCAGTACATCCAGGAAGAG ATTCCTGACTACAGAAATGCTGTAATTGTTGCCAAATCTCCAGCATCTGCCAAAAG GGCCCAGTCATTCGCAGAAAGACTACGGCTGGGGATAGCTGTGATCCACGGTGAAGCCCAGGATGCCGATTCGGACCTAGTAGATGGACGTCATTCCCCACCTACTGTCAAAAACATGGGGGCTATTCATCCAAGCCTAGAGATACCTT TGCTAATTCCCAAAGAAAAACCCCCAATCACTGTGGTGGGAGATGTGGGTGGGCGAATCGCCATTATAGTG gaTGACATCATTGATGATGTGGATAGTTTTCTCGCAGCAGCTGAAACATTGAAGGAAAGAGGTGCTTACAAGATCTTCGTCATGGCCACACATGGGATCCTGTCTTCTGATGCACCTCGGCTCATAGAGGAGTCCGCCATAGATGAG GTTGTCGTGACCAACACCATTCCACATGAAATCCAGAAACTTCAGTGTCCTAAAATAAAGACGGTGGACATCAGCATGATTCTGTCAGAAGCCATTCGCCGCATCCACAATGGAGAATCCATGTCCTACCTCTTCCGTAACATAGGCATGGATGACTAA
- the prpsap2 gene encoding phosphoribosyl pyrophosphate synthase-associated protein 2 isoform X2, whose protein sequence is MELLIMVYACRTSCARNIIGVLPYFPYSKQCKMRKRGSIVSKLLASMMCKAGLTHLITMDLHQKEIQGFFNIPVDNLRASPFLLQYIQEEIPDYRNAVIVAKSPASAKRAQSFAERLRLGIAVIHGEAQDADSDLVDGRHSPPTVKNMGAIHPSLEIPLLIPKEKPPITVVGDVGGRIAIIVDDIIDDVDSFLAAAETLKERGAYKIFVMATHGILSSDAPRLIEESAIDEVVVTNTIPHEIQKLQCPKIKTVDISMILSEAIRRIHNGESMSYLFRNIGMDD, encoded by the exons ATGGAGCTGCTCATTATGGTGTATGCATGCCGGACCTCCTGCGCACGCAACATTATCGGCGTCCTTCCCTATTTCCCCTACAGCAAACAGTGCAAAATGAGGAAGAGAGGCTCCATCGTCTCCAAGCTTCTCGCCTCAATGATGTGTAAAGCAG GTCTGACTCATCTCATTACTATGGATTTGCATCAAAAGGAAATCCAGGGTTTCTTTAACATTCCAGTGGACAATCTTCGGGCTTCGCCGTTCCTGCTGCAGTACATCCAGGAAGAG ATTCCTGACTACAGAAATGCTGTAATTGTTGCCAAATCTCCAGCATCTGCCAAAAG GGCCCAGTCATTCGCAGAAAGACTACGGCTGGGGATAGCTGTGATCCACGGTGAAGCCCAGGATGCCGATTCGGACCTAGTAGATGGACGTCATTCCCCACCTACTGTCAAAAACATGGGGGCTATTCATCCAAGCCTAGAGATACCTT TGCTAATTCCCAAAGAAAAACCCCCAATCACTGTGGTGGGAGATGTGGGTGGGCGAATCGCCATTATAGTG gaTGACATCATTGATGATGTGGATAGTTTTCTCGCAGCAGCTGAAACATTGAAGGAAAGAGGTGCTTACAAGATCTTCGTCATGGCCACACATGGGATCCTGTCTTCTGATGCACCTCGGCTCATAGAGGAGTCCGCCATAGATGAG GTTGTCGTGACCAACACCATTCCACATGAAATCCAGAAACTTCAGTGTCCTAAAATAAAGACGGTGGACATCAGCATGATTCTGTCAGAAGCCATTCGCCGCATCCACAATGGAGAATCCATGTCCTACCTCTTCCGTAACATAGGCATGGATGACTAA